The following is a genomic window from Rhodomicrobium lacus.
TGGCTCGAACTGCCCGAAACTGCGGAAGACCGCTTTCGACAGAACATCTCACCCTATTTGACTGACTCCTCTGGAGGCTTGCAGCTTCGCATGGAAACTCGGACTGCAGTTGTATGGTGGGCGAAAGGAGACAGGCTGTGATGGGAATTACGTCTGCCGCGCTTCGCCGTGCGGTGCTTGCCTTCGGTGTACTGACCGTTTCGTTCTGCGCGCAGGCCGATGAGGTTTCGGGCAAGCGTAGTGTGACCTATTACGGCTCCACCACGCTCACGGTCCCCGAGCGCGTCACCCGCATCGCCACCGCCTGGGAGGCCCAGAACTCCATCATTGCGATGCTTGGTTACGGCGACAAGATCGTGGCGACGACACGGATCGTCCGCGACATGCCGGTTTTTCGGAAGTTTGTGCCCTCGATCAAGGACGCCGAACTGGCAAGCCTCGGAGGCATGGCGGATGTCGATGTGGAACGTCTGCTGCTCCTGCGCCCCGACATTCTGTTTATCGCGGGTGCGCTGCCTCCGGCGAAGCAGACGCAACTGGCAAGCGGGGGCATCGCCGTTGCTGCGTTTCGGGCGAATTCGATGGACGCGTTGCTCGAACGGACGCTGATCACCGGCGAGCTGTTCGGCCCCGCCGCTTTGGCGAAAGCGCATGCTTTCCGTGATTATTTCGAGGCAAACAAGGCGCGCGTTGCAAAAGCGCTCGCTGGCCTGCCCGCTGAAAAGCGGCTCAAGATTTACCTGGCCCAAGGTTCGCCGACAGCAACATCCGGGCGTCCTTCGCTCAATCAGGACTGGATGGATCTCGGAGGCGCGATCAACGTCGCCGAACACTGGTTCGAGGGAATCGGCAATGCAACGGGACGGGTCACGGTAGAGCGGGTCATTGAGGCGGATCCAGACGTCATCATAGCCATGCGCGCTTCGGACGCCGAGGAGATCCGCAGCGACCCCCGCTGGAAAGGCATCAAGGCGGTGAGGGAAGGGCGTGTTTACGCCAACCCGCGCGGTATGTTCTGGTGGTGCCGGGAGACATCGGAGGAAGCCTTGCAGTTTTTGTGGCTCGCTTCGATCCTTTACCCCGACCGGCTCAACGTGGACATGGCAGCTGAGACGCGTGCGTTTTACAAGCAGTTTTACGGCTATGATCTGACAGAAGCAGAAACCGCCGATTTCCTTCGTCCCGCAAACTGAAGCATGACTTCCAGCGATCGAAGTTCAAGGCTCGAAGTCCGCGCGGTGCGTTTTGCGTATGGGGCGCGCGAGGTACTTGGAGGAATCGATTTCGCCTTCGAATGCGGCGAGTTCGTTTCGCTCCTCGGCGCCAATGGCGCGGGCAAAAGCACCTTGTTGCGCGTGATGTTGGGCCTTGTCCGGCCGACCGCCGGAGCCGTGCTTCTGAACGGGGAGCCCATCGCCAGACTGAGCCGGCGCGTGACGTCCCGTCATCTTGCCTACGTGCCTCAAACACATGTCAGCCCCTTTCCATACACTGTCCGCGAGGTCGTCATGATGGGAAGGCTCGGTGAAACGGGCATGATGAAAAGCCCGAGCGCCAACGATGAAAGCCTAGTGGACGACGCTATCGCGCGTCTGGGCATCGTTCATCTGGCGGCAAGGCCTTACACCGAGATTTCGGGCGGCGAACGACAGTTGACGCTGGTTAGCCGCGCTCTCGCGCAAGGCGCGCGACTTCTCATCCTCGACGAACCGGCGTCAGCTCTCGACTTCGGCCATCAGCATCGGCTGATGACCCATCTCATGGCCTTGGTTGACGACGGCTACGGTGTTTTCATGAGCACACATCACCCGGATCACGCTCTCATGGCGGCGACGCGAGCTATCCTGCTGAAGGACGGCCGCGTCATGGTCGACGGTGCGCCTGAGGACTGCCTGGATGGGGAGGCGATCTGGCGTTTGTACGGCGTTCGCGTCGCCGGAACCGGGCGTTTGGCACCCTCTCCGTTTGGTCCCTTGCGAGAGACGACATGATCGGGCGCGGTATCCCGGTTCCGGGCTGGCTGTTCGGTTGTATCGTGCTCATGTTGGCAATGACGGTTCTGGCGCTGTCTGTCGGCGCTTACCCGATAAGAGTGAGCGAGATTTTGCACTTCCTCGCTGCCACAGCGGGATTGACTGAAATGGACCCGGCGAGAAGGGCTGTCCTCTCCAACGTCCTTGTCGACGTCCGGCTGCCACGGGTGCTCGCGGCGATTCTAGTCGGCATGGCGCTCGCGTGTTCGGGTGCTGCTTTTCAGGCGGTTTTCAGAAATCCCCTCGTATCGCCGGGCCTTCTTGGTGTGCTTGCCGGAGCGGCTTTCGGTGCGGCTCTCGGAATGGTGCTGGACGGATCCTGGGCACTCATTCAGCTCCTGTGCTTCGTTATGGGGCTTGCGGCCGTAGCGGTCGGGGTGGGCGTGGCTACGTCCTTCGGCGGTGCATCCATGATCACGCTCGTCCTTGGCGGGGTGATCAGCAGCGCAATGTTCGGTGCATTGCTGTCCATCATCAAATATGTGGCGGACCCGCAGAACCAATTGCCTTCGATTGTTTACTGGATGATGGGTAATCTCGGCATGCCGGGTCTCGAACAGACGTTATGGCTTGCCGGGCCGATCATTGCAGGAATCATATCCCTAGCTCTTCTGGGGCGTGGTCTCGATGCTCTTTCCATGGGCGATGACGAGGCGCGTGCCCTCGGCATCCCGGTCGATACCTTGCGGTATGCCGTCATAGTGATCGCCACATTGCTTTCGGCCATTACCGTTTCGATGGTCGGAATGATCGGCTGGGTCGGCCTGTTCGTTCCCCACGCGGCGCGCATCCTGCTCGGTCCAGGGAACCGCCGCCTTCTGATCGCGAGCGCCTTGCTCGGCGCCAGTTTCCTTCTCGCGGCGGATTTTTTGGCGCGTATGGTCGCGAGTGCCGAAATCCCCATCGGCATCGTCACCGAATGCCTCGGCATTCCAATGTTCTTACTGGTGCTTCGTAAGGCGCGGCGCGGCTGGGCGGCTTGATGGTGGCTGGCAACGTGGGGTTGGTTCTGGTCAGCTGTTCGATCTGGTCTTTCGAATGAAACTTTTTTGTTCCGCCGAGGACGGTGTGCTTTCCCCAGTCGCGAGGCGGCGGCGTTTCAGGATGAAACTTCGTTTTTGTCATCGGCCTCGCTTGGACGACAGGTCAATGGCTTATCCGAATGTCATAGAACACGGATTTCACTTTCCATCGCGCAACTCCGTGTTCACGACACTCGTATAATTTTTTTACACGATGAACCTATGGCGCACAGTCGAATACAGCGTGCTCATGGACGAGAAGAAGACCGAAACCCTGACCATCCGCCTGACGCCTTCCCAAAAGGCGCTGCTCGTGCGACCAACCAAGGCTGACAAGATATCTCCGGCGCAGCTTGCAGCTATCGTCATAGAGCGTTTCCTCACTTCACCGAATCGCGGGGGATTCCGTTTTTGTGCGAACAGTGATTCATGATGCTGGCCGGGCGGAGGCCGGCATCGATGACACGACCCCTTTCGAACGATCTTCGTGAGCGCGTTGTTGCGGCGGTTCTTCGCGGCGCAAGCTGCCGGGAGGCGGCGGCCCGCTTCGATGTCGCGGTTTCGAGTGTGGTGAAGCTGATGCAGCGCTATCGGGCGACCAGCTCGGTGGCGCCGGGCAAGATGGGCGGACACCGCAAGCGCATTCTCCTGCCGCATCGCGAGTTCATCGAGGAGCGGCTCAAACAGACCCCGCATCTCTCGCTGCACGCCTTGAAGGCAGAGCTTGCCGCGCGCGGGGTGTCTGTCTCGCACAACGCGGTGTGGGAGTTCCTGCGGCACGAGGGCTTGCGCTTCAAAAAAAGCGATGCTCGCCCTCGAACAGGCTCGCCCGGACGTCGCGCGGCGGCGCCGGCGCTGGAAGGCGCGGCAGGCAAGCCTTGATCCGGCGAAGCTCGTCTTCATCGACGAGACCTGGATCAAGACCAACATGGCTCCCCTGCGCGGCTGGGGGCCAAAGGGAAAGCGCCTGCGCGCCTATGCTCCGCACGGCCATTGGCGGACGCTGACATTCATCGGGGCGCTGCGGCTGGACCGGCTCACCGCGCCTTGCGTCTTCGACGGCCCGATCAACGGCGAGTGCTTCCGCGCCTATACCGAACAGCAATTGGTCCCGGTCCTCAAACCCGGCGACATCGTGGTCATGGATAATCTCGGCAGCCATAAGGGCAAGGCCGTGCGGATGGCGATCCGCAAGGCCGGGGCGAGGTTCCTGTTCCTGCCTCCCTATTCCCCTGACCTTAATCCGATCGAGCAAGCCTTCGCCAAGATCAAACACTGGATGCGATGCGCCCGGAAGCGAACCATCGAGGACGTCTGCGCCCAGATCGGCGCCCTCGTCGAAACAATCGTCCCCACCGAGTGCAAAAGCTACTTCGAGAACGATGGATACGGTTCTGTCAAAACATGAAACGCTCTAGAGGAATGGCTTGAAGCGAAGACAGGGGCCGCGGACAAGGCCGTTCGTTAGACCGTGTCTTACGTCTGAGGTTCATGGGAAAAAGGCAATGTCCCGGCGCAGTCTTCCGAGCCGCATGCGGGCTTTCGGACAGGATTGGGAGGCGGCGGCGCGCCTCCTTCCCCTGGCAGGGATTTCGAGCGCCGCAAGGCGAATGTTGCGCGATCATCGGGCGGTCTTTGTGGAGGCCGGGATCGGGTTTGCGACAATGCTGGGTTGCGGCTGGAGCGATGAGGGCTGTTGCTGCCATCACGAGAAGATCGCGCCGGTTCGAGGTCTTCTCTCTTATCGAAGACATGCATGTCGCATCCCTTCATGCGCGCTTCGTCCTCCCATTCCATGTGCCGTGAGCCCGTTATAGGGTCAGATACCCCGCCGAAACGCTGCGCATACCGAGGTGGCGTGTCTGCCATCTGCGCGCGCTCATCCTGCGGCGTGCAGAAGCGTGATCTGCGCGAAAAATCCGGCCTGTTGTGCGTCGTCCGCGTCGATCCGAAGGAGAGTAAGCGCCTGTGAAACGGCCCGCTAGTGGGTCCGCTTTCACACATCTTGCCATCACTTTCTACGAGGGGATGAGCCTTTTCGCGAGGGTCTGTTCCCGGCG
Proteins encoded in this region:
- a CDS encoding ABC transporter substrate-binding protein produces the protein MGITSAALRRAVLAFGVLTVSFCAQADEVSGKRSVTYYGSTTLTVPERVTRIATAWEAQNSIIAMLGYGDKIVATTRIVRDMPVFRKFVPSIKDAELASLGGMADVDVERLLLLRPDILFIAGALPPAKQTQLASGGIAVAAFRANSMDALLERTLITGELFGPAALAKAHAFRDYFEANKARVAKALAGLPAEKRLKIYLAQGSPTATSGRPSLNQDWMDLGGAINVAEHWFEGIGNATGRVTVERVIEADPDVIIAMRASDAEEIRSDPRWKGIKAVREGRVYANPRGMFWWCRETSEEALQFLWLASILYPDRLNVDMAAETRAFYKQFYGYDLTEAETADFLRPAN
- a CDS encoding ABC transporter ATP-binding protein, giving the protein MTSSDRSSRLEVRAVRFAYGAREVLGGIDFAFECGEFVSLLGANGAGKSTLLRVMLGLVRPTAGAVLLNGEPIARLSRRVTSRHLAYVPQTHVSPFPYTVREVVMMGRLGETGMMKSPSANDESLVDDAIARLGIVHLAARPYTEISGGERQLTLVSRALAQGARLLILDEPASALDFGHQHRLMTHLMALVDDGYGVFMSTHHPDHALMAATRAILLKDGRVMVDGAPEDCLDGEAIWRLYGVRVAGTGRLAPSPFGPLRETT
- a CDS encoding FecCD family ABC transporter permease — translated: MIGRGIPVPGWLFGCIVLMLAMTVLALSVGAYPIRVSEILHFLAATAGLTEMDPARRAVLSNVLVDVRLPRVLAAILVGMALACSGAAFQAVFRNPLVSPGLLGVLAGAAFGAALGMVLDGSWALIQLLCFVMGLAAVAVGVGVATSFGGASMITLVLGGVISSAMFGALLSIIKYVADPQNQLPSIVYWMMGNLGMPGLEQTLWLAGPIIAGIISLALLGRGLDALSMGDDEARALGIPVDTLRYAVIVIATLLSAITVSMVGMIGWVGLFVPHAARILLGPGNRRLLIASALLGASFLLAADFLARMVASAEIPIGIVTECLGIPMFLLVLRKARRGWAA
- a CDS encoding IS630 family transposase (programmed frameshift), producing MTRPLSNDLRERVVAAVLRGASCREAAARFDVAVSSVVKLMQRYRATSSVAPGKMGGHRKRILLPHREFIEERLKQTPHLSLHALKAELAARGVSVSHNAVWEFLRHEGLRFKKSMLALEQARPDVARRRRRWKARQASLDPAKLVFIDETWIKTNMAPLRGWGPKGKRLRAYAPHGHWRTLTFIGALRLDRLTAPCVFDGPINGECFRAYTEQQLVPVLKPGDIVVMDNLGSHKGKAVRMAIRKAGARFLFLPPYSPDLNPIEQAFAKIKHWMRCARKRTIEDVCAQIGALVETIVPTECKSYFENDGYGSVKT